The Actinomycetota bacterium genome includes a window with the following:
- a CDS encoding CBS domain-containing protein: MVNDDGIMVEVATGKDITIKIKDTSVSDIAEMMVNNKVNRIPIVDKEDRPAGIITGADIVKSFAKNQ, from the coding sequence GTGGTAAACGATGACGGAATCATGGTTGAAGTGGCAACGGGAAAGGACATAACCATTAAAATTAAAGACACTTCGGTATCCGATATTGCTGAAATGATGGTAAATAACAAAGTAAACAGAATTCCGATAGTTGATAAAGAAGACAGACCTGCAGGTATTATTACCGGAGCAGATATTGTAAAATCTTTTGCGAAAAATCAGTAA
- the alr gene encoding alanine racemase produces the protein MNNLNYVYHPNDRFAWVEINLDNLDSNLKLVREFIFSCNSEKDNKKPDIMTVVKANAYGHGLLEISKRAIAAGSSSLGVALIHEGLRLRNGGVKVPVICLGAHSPEKVKDAVENDIHLSVTSVNSAKIISDICSSINKDCRVHIKIDTGMNRIGLDFKNAVKDIIAISKMPGIKTEGVFTHFACASRKEDSYNMLQWGRFKKIMDELKITCPEIENYHCSNSAAFLRYPEMHLDIVRLGIIIYGINPFNNDYEDFCSRDVMDFISKLKPVLSLKARISFIKKVQKGENISYCGTFKTKRDSIIATIPIGYADGYSWNFSNKAYAIFNDCLAPVVGNITMDQTMIDLTGCNGAGDAKAGDEVVLIGHGGGKQITANELADLIETINYEIICMIGDRIPRIYTKGG, from the coding sequence ATGAATAATTTAAACTATGTTTATCATCCTAATGATCGTTTTGCCTGGGTAGAAATAAATCTGGATAATCTTGACAGCAATTTAAAACTTGTAAGAGAATTTATTTTTTCATGCAATTCTGAAAAAGACAATAAAAAACCGGATATAATGACTGTCGTAAAGGCAAACGCATACGGTCACGGTCTTCTGGAAATATCAAAAAGAGCAATTGCCGCGGGTTCTTCATCGCTTGGCGTGGCGCTTATCCACGAAGGTCTCAGGCTCAGGAACGGCGGGGTAAAAGTTCCGGTAATATGTCTCGGAGCCCATTCTCCTGAAAAAGTAAAAGATGCAGTTGAGAATGATATACATTTGTCTGTTACTTCCGTAAACAGTGCGAAAATAATTTCGGATATCTGCAGTTCCATTAATAAAGATTGCAGGGTTCATATAAAGATTGATACCGGGATGAACCGCATAGGTCTTGATTTTAAAAATGCCGTAAAAGATATAATTGCGATATCAAAAATGCCGGGCATAAAGACAGAAGGAGTATTTACTCATTTTGCATGTGCGTCAAGGAAAGAAGATTCCTATAATATGCTCCAATGGGGCAGATTTAAAAAGATAATGGATGAACTTAAAATCACATGCCCTGAAATAGAAAATTATCACTGTTCCAATAGTGCTGCATTTTTAAGATATCCCGAGATGCATCTTGACATAGTAAGGCTCGGCATTATTATTTACGGAATAAACCCCTTTAATAATGATTATGAAGATTTCTGCAGCAGGGATGTAATGGATTTTATCTCAAAACTTAAACCGGTTTTAAGCCTTAAAGCAAGAATTTCTTTTATTAAAAAAGTTCAAAAAGGTGAAAATATTTCTTACTGTGGCACATTTAAAACAAAAAGAGACAGCATAATTGCAACAATTCCGATCGGATATGCAGACGGCTACTCCTGGAATTTTTCAAACAAAGCTTATGCTATTTTTAATGATTGCCTTGCCCCGGTTGTCGGGAATATTACAATGGACCAGACAATGATCGATCTGACCGGATGCAATGGGGCAGGCGATGCCAAAGCCGGTGATGAGGTAGTCCTTATAGGCCATGGCGGCGGTAAGCAGATAACGGCAAACGAACTGGCAGATCTTATAGAGACAATCAATTATGAAATAATATGCATGATAGGCGACAGAATACCAAGAATATATACGAAAGGCGGATAA
- a CDS encoding flavodoxin family protein, with protein MRVTLFNCSPRKDGNTYTGLKIIAGELEKESISTGIVQMGCEKIYGCDACGICKKTKSGFCNIKDDMVNDSIKKVYESEGFIIGSPTYFGSVTAEAKAFIDRLGYASRAAGMKLNRKAAAGIAIARRAGAVDAVLQINKMFLISGCIIPCSSYWNMAIGREKGDILNDAEGIETFINLGKNMAWLLNKING; from the coding sequence ATGAGAGTTACTTTATTTAATTGCAGTCCCAGAAAAGACGGCAATACCTATACGGGACTTAAAATCATTGCTGGTGAGCTTGAAAAAGAATCTATATCAACCGGGATAGTGCAGATGGGATGCGAAAAAATCTATGGCTGTGATGCATGCGGCATATGTAAAAAAACAAAAAGCGGGTTCTGCAATATAAAAGATGATATGGTAAATGACTCAATTAAAAAAGTTTATGAAAGCGAAGGTTTTATAATAGGATCACCTACATATTTCGGTTCAGTCACTGCAGAAGCGAAGGCATTCATAGACAGGCTGGGATATGCTTCAAGGGCTGCCGGCATGAAATTAAACAGAAAGGCGGCAGCAGGAATAGCCATTGCAAGAAGAGCGGGAGCAGTGGATGCCGTGCTTCAGATAAATAAAATGTTTCTTATAAGCGGTTGCATAATACCATGCTCTTCTTACTGGAATATGGCAATAGGACGGGAAAAAGGAGACATATTAAATGATGCAGAGGGCATAGAAACATTTATTAATCTGGGAAAAAAC